From Vanrija pseudolonga chromosome 1, complete sequence, a single genomic window includes:
- the argA gene encoding Carbamoyl-phosphate synthase arginine-specific large chain: protein MMRSFSSLARAAASKPAAFRAAAPASRLLGAARARGYAVAAPAVGSYGQVNDGPTLNSPSELARRISAQVLPQLEKPDVKKVLVVGSGGLSIGQAGEFDYSGSQAIKALRESNIDTVLINPNIATIQTSHHLASEIYFLPVTADYVAYVLEKERPDGILLTFGGQSALNVGIQLDKMGVLERLGVQVLGTPIRTLEVSEDRDLFVQALNEIDIPAAQSTAVSSIQDALDAAKEIGYPIILRSAFSLGGLGSGFAHDEEELRNLAAKSLSLSPQVLIEKSLKGWKEVEYEVVRDAADNTIICCNMENFDPLGTHTGDSIVVAPSQTLTDDEYHMLRSAAIKIVRHVGVVGECNVQYALDPNSRDYRVIEMNARLSRSSALASKATGYPLAYTAAKIALGHTLPELPNAVTKTTTACFEPSLDYIVTKIPKWDLAKFQHVDRDVGSAMKSVGEVMAIGRTFEESLQKAIRQVDPNFHGFEAYWKPEDMVTALTNNNDRRLFAIAHAMLNLDYSVDYLHDLTKIDKWFLYKLENIVNVYKSLQNTPFDKLDKEIITTAKKTGFSDTHIAQLTGKTENEVRALRKSFGVTPFVKRIDTLAAEFPAYTNYLYTTYNASTHDVEFDEHGTMVLGSGVYRIGSSVEFDWCAVTCSRAIRGLGKKTIMINYNPETVSTDFDEADRLYFEELGFERVMDIYELEAATGVVVSVGGQLPQNIALRLKNSGVSVLGTDPEQIDNAEDRHKFSTILDSIGVDQPAWTEASSLAAAKEFASSVGYPVLIRPSYVLSGAAMNVVWDEAALEHNLTAATNVSPDHPVVVSQFIDNAQEIDVDAVAHKGKLLVHAISEHVENAGVHSGDATLVLPPFSLHGKDMGRLKVIAEKVAKAFDISGPFNMQIIRKPPVDGQDAELKVIECNLRASRSFPFVSKVLGHNFIDTASAAIMDTNVPEPIDLMAQQRDYVAIKVPQFSWTRLPGADPFLGVEMASTGEVASFGKDIHDAYWAALLSVNGMKLPKQGSGILLGGDITRPEMAEVAKNLMQLGFSLYTYDSKVEKHINEQPYLGIKKILVPVKDKKKLREILEEHEIQTVINMARSRAATTLDEDYAARRAAVDFGIPLINNPKLAVLFTETLEKKFLKNNPIPYNEGLKPSEVGSWRDFVGPASDY from the exons ATGATGCGCTCATTTTCgtccctcgcgcgcgcggccgcctccAAGCCCGCTGCCTtccgcgctgctgcccccgcgtcgcgcctccttggcgctgcgcgcgctcgcggctacgccgtcgccgcccccgcggtCGGCTCGTACGGCCAGGTCAACGACGGCCCCACGCTCAACTCGCCGTccgagctcgcccgccgtATCTCGGCCCAGGTCCTCCCGCAGCTCGAGAAGCCCGACGTCAAGAAGgtgcttgtcgtcggctcgggcggtCTGTCCATCGGCCAGGCTGGCGAGTTTGACTACTCTG GCTCGCAGGCTATCAAGGCCCTCCGCGAGAGCAACATTGACACGGTGCTCATCAACCCCAACATTGCCACGATCCAGACGTCGCACCACCTCGCGAGCGAGATCTACTTCCTCCCCGTGACGGCCGACTACGTCGCCTACGTGCTTGAGAAGGAGCGCCCCGACGGTATTCTTCTCACCTTTGGCGGCCAGTCGGCCCTCAACGTCGGTATCCAGCTCGACAAGATGGGTGtgctcgagcgtctcggtgTCCAGGTCCTTGGCACGCCGATCCGTACCCTCGAGGTCTCGGAGGACCGTGACCTCTTCGTCCAGGCCCTCAACGAGATTGacatccccgccgcccagtcgaCGGCCGTTTCTTCCATCCaggacgccctcgacgccgcaaAGGAGATTGGCTACCCTATTATTCTTCGTTCCGCCTTCTCGCTCGGTGGTCTCGGCTCGGGCTTTGcccacgacgaggaggagcttcGTAACCTTGCCGCCAagtcgctctcgctctcgccccaGGTCCTGATTGAGAAGTCGCTCAAGGGCTGGAAGGAGGTCGAGTACGAGGTCGTCCGtgatgccgccgac AACACCATCATCTGCTGCAACATGGAGAACTTTGACCCTCTCGGCACACACACTGGTGACTCGATCGTCGTTGCGCCCTCGCAGaccctcaccgacgacgagtaccaCATGCTCCGTTCGGCCGCCATCAAGATTGTGCGCCACGTCGGTGTTGTCGGCGAGTGCAACGTCCAGTACGCCCTCGACCCCAACAGCCGCGACTACCGTGTCATTGAGATGAACGCCCGTCTGTCGCGTTCGTCGGCCCTTGCCTCCAAGGCTACCGGCTACCCTCTTGCCTACACTGCTGCCAAGATTGCCCTCGGCCACACCCTTCCCGAGCTCCCCAACGCCGTCACCAAGACTACCACTGCGTGCTTCGAGCCCTCGCTCGACTACATTGTCACCAAGATCCCCAAGTGGGACCTGGCCAAGTTCCAGCACGTTGACCGCGATGTTGGCTCGGCCATGAAGTCGGTCGGTGAGGTCATGGCCATTGGTCGTACCTTCGAGGAGTCGCTTCAGAAGGCCATCCGCCAGGTTGACCCCAACTTCCACGGCTTTGAGGCCTACTGGAAGCCCGAGGACATGGTCACTGCTCTgaccaacaacaacgaccGTCGTCTGTTCGCCATCGCCCATGCCATGCTCAACCTTGACTACTCGGTCGACTACCTCCACGACCTGACCAAGATTGACAAGTGGTTCCTCTACAAGCTCGAGAACATTGTCAACGTGTACAAGTCGCTCCAGAACACGCCCTttgacaagctcgacaaggagaTTATTACCACGGCCAAGAAGACTGGTTTCTCGGACACCCACATTGCCCAGCTTACCGGCAAGACGGAGAACGAGGTCCGCGCCCTCCGCAAGTCGTTTGGCGTCACTCCCTTCGTCAAGCGTATCGAcaccctcgctgccgagtTCCCCGCCTACACCAACTACCTCTACACCACCTACAACGCGTCGACCCACGACGTCGAGTTTGACGAGCACGGAACCATGGTTCTCGGCTCGGGTGTCTACCGTATTGGTTCGTCGGTCGAGTTCGACTGGTGCGCCGTTACCTGCTCGCGTGCTATCCGTGGCCTTGGCAAGAAGACCATCATGATCAACTACAACCCCGAGACTGTTTCCACCGACttcgacgaggccgaccgccTCTACTTTGAGGAGCTTGGCTTTGAGCGTGTCATGGACATttacgagctcgaggccgctACTGGTGTCGTTGTTTCGGTCGGTGGCCAGCTGCCCCAGAACATTGCCCTCCGTCTCAAGAACTCGGGTGTCAGCGTCCTTGGTACCGACCCCGAGCAGATTGACAACGCCGAGGACCGTCACAAGTTCTCGACCATCCTCGACTCGATCGGCGTTGACCAGCCCGCTTGGACCGaggcctcgtcgctcgctgccgccaaggagTTTGCCTCTTCCGTTGGCTACCCTGTTCTCATCCGTCCCTCGTACGTTCTTTCCGGCGCCGCCATGAACGTTGTTTgggacgaggccgccctcgagcacaaCCTCACTGCCGCCACCAACGTTTCGCCCGaccaccccgtcgtcgtctcgcaGTTCATCGACAACGCCCAGGAGATTGACGTTGACGCCGTTGCCCACAAGGGCAAGCTTCTCGTCCACGCCATCTCGGAGCACGTGGAGAACGCCGGTGTCCACTCGGGTGATGCCACCCTTGTCCTCCCTCCCTTCTCGCTGCACGGCAAGGACATGGGCCGCCTCAAGGTCATTGCCGAGAAGGTCGCCAAGGCCTTTGACATCTCGGGTCCCTTCAACATGCAGATCATCCGCAAGCCCCCTGTCGACGGccaggacgccgagctcaaggttATCGAGTGCAACCTCCGTGCCTCGCGTTCGTTCCCCTTCGTCTCCAAGGTCCTTGGCCACAACTTTATCGACACTGCTTCGGCCGCCATCATGGACACCAACGTGCCCGAGCCCATTGACCTGATGGCCCAGCAGCGCGACTACGTTGCCATCAAGGTGCCCCAGTTCTCGTGGACCCGTCTTCCCGGTGCCGACCCCTTCCTCGGTGTCGAGATGGCCTCGACTGGTGAGGTCGCCTCGTTCGGCAAGGACATTCACGACGCCTACTGGGCTGCTCTCCTGTCGGTCAACGGCATGAAGCTGCCCAAGCAGGGCTCGGGtatcctcctcggcggtgacATTACCCGCCccgagatggccgaggtTGCCAAGAACCTCATGCAGCTCGGCTTCTCCCTGTACACCTACGACTCCAAGGTTGAGAAGCACATCAACGAGCAGCCCTACCTCGGCATCAAGAAGATTCTCGTCCCCgtcaaggacaagaagaagctTCGTGAGATtctcgaggagcacgagaTCCAGACGGTCATCAACATGGCCCGCTCGCGTGCTGCCaccacgctcgacgaggactaTGCTGCCCGTCGTGCGGCCGTTGACTTTGGTATCCCCCTGATCAACAACCCCAAGCTCGCCGTTCTCTTcaccgagacgctcgagaAGAAGTTCCTCAAGAACAACCCCATCCCTTACAACGAGGGCCTCAAGCCCTCCGAGGTCGGCTCGTGGCGCGACTTTGTCGGCCCTGCCAGCGACTACTAA